In Bactrocera oleae isolate idBacOlea1 chromosome 5, idBacOlea1, whole genome shotgun sequence, a genomic segment contains:
- the LOC106620090 gene encoding polyadenylate-binding protein 1-B, translated as MQRTRVLFKVTIVVGVLLLLVCTQSADANGHHKKKKVIIHVPVHKKIEEHTHTIIKHIHHHHKPIVIKEEKVIHEEHHPIIHKEHISHEHQHHHTENHEHVHPIIEEEEEHIHHHHQYEHKEENHES; from the exons ATGCAACGCACACGCGTG CTCTTCAAAGTGACGATCGTTGTGGGCgtgttgctgctgctggtgtGCACTCAAAGCGCGGACGCCAA CGGTCATCACAAGAAGAAAAAGGTCATCATACATGTACCGGTCCACAAGAAGATCGAGGAGCACACCCACACCATTATAAAGCATATACATCATCATCACAAACCGATTGTCATCAAGGAGGAAAAGGTCATACACGAGGAGCATCATCCGATTATACACAAAGAGCATATCTCTCACGAGCATCAGCATCATCACACGGAGAATCACGAACATGTCCATCCGATTATTGAAGAAGAGGAGGAACATATACACCATCACCATCAGTATGAGCATAAGGAGGAGAACCATGAGAGTTGA